One Cervus canadensis isolate Bull #8, Minnesota chromosome 1, ASM1932006v1, whole genome shotgun sequence genomic window carries:
- the DRG2 gene encoding developmentally-regulated GTP-binding protein 2, with protein MGILEKISEIEKEIARTQKNKATEYHLGLLKAKLAKYRAQLLEPSKSSSSKGEGFDVMKSGDARVALIGFPSVGKSTFLSLMTSTASEAASYEFTTLTCIPGVIEYKGANIQLLDLPGIIEGAAQGKGRGRQVIAVARTADVVIMMLDATKGEVQRSLLEKELESVGIRLNKHKPNIYFKPKKGGGISFNSTVTLTQCSEKLVQLILHEYKIFNAEVLFREDCSPDEFIDVIVGNRVYMPCLYVYNKIDQISMEEVDRLARKPDSVVISCGMKLNLDYLLEMLWEYLALTCIYTKKRGQRPDFTDAIILRKGASVEHVCHRIHRSLASQFKYALVWGTSTKYSPQRVGLTHTMEHEDVIQIVKK; from the exons ATGGGGATCCTGGAGAAGATCTCCGAGATCGAGAAGGAGATAGCCCGCACCCAGAAGAATAAGG CCACCGAGTACCACCTTGGTCTGCTGAAGGCCAAACTTGCCAAGTATCGGGCCCAGCTCCTGGAACCATCCAAATCGTCCTCGTCCAAAGGAGAGGGCTTTGATGTCATGAAGTCAGGCGATGCCCGTGTGGCACTGATCGGATTTCCCTCTGTGGGTAAG TCCACCTTCTTAAGTCTGATGACCTCCACCGCCAGCGAGGCTGCATCCTATGAATTCACAACCCTGACCTGCATCCCTGGGGTCATTGAA TACAAAGGTGCCAACATCCAGCTCCTGGACCTCCCTGGAATCATCGAAGGCGCGGCACAAG GGAAAGGCCGTGGCCGGCAGGTGATCGCTGTGGCCCGCACAGCTGACGTCGTCATCATGATGCTGGACGCCACCAAAGGCGAGGTTCAGAG GTCTCTGCTGGAGAAGGAGCTGGAGTCGGTGGGCATCCGCCTCAACAAGCACAAGCCTAACATCTACTTCAAG cccAAGAAAGGAGGCGGCATCTCCTTCAACTCCACGGTCACGCTGACCCAGTGCTCAGAGAAGCTGGTGCAGTTGATCCTGCATGAATACA AGATCTTCAATGCCGAGGTGCTCTTCCGAGAAGACTGCTCCCCAGACGAGTTCATAGACGTGATTGTGGGCAACCGCGTGTACATGCCGTGCTTGTAT GTCTATAACAAGATTGACCAGATCTCGATGGAGGAAGTGGACCGCCTGGCCCGGAAACCCGACAGCGTGGTCATCAG CTGCGGCATGAAGCTGAACCTGGACTATCTGCTGGAGATGCTGTGGGAGTACCTGGCCCTGACCTGCATCTACACCAAGAAGAGAGGCC AGAGGCCGGACTTCACGGACGCCATCATTCTCCGGAAGGGGGCCTCTGTGGAGCATGTG tGCCACCGCATCCACCGGTCACTCGCCAGCCAGTTCAAGTATGCGCTTGTGTGG ggCACCAGCACCAAGTACAGCCCGCAGCGGGTGGGCCTGACACACACCATGGAGCACGAGGACGTCATCCAGATTGTCAAGAAgtag